Genomic segment of Hydra vulgaris chromosome 08, alternate assembly HydraT2T_AEP:
tctcttgtgccatctactaaaattcattctcgtgttactcgtcattcaattaagtgtcatcctttttctgtgactgttcctaagtgctccaaaaacacttattcgtctagtttttttcctcgaacatcagttctttggaattcgcttccttcatcttgctttcctgattcatataatttgcaatcttttaaatcatctgtcaatcgttatcttgctctacaaccttcatcttttctcttacagtaacttccaactttaaTTAGTGgctgcttgcagccttgttggaagcgaagatgtttaaaaaaaaaaaaaaaaaaaaaaaaaaaatatatatatatatatatatatatatatatatatatatatatatatacacacatatatatatatacatatatatagtaaaataataatgcataaaaTGTAAAACTCATAAAggttgaacatttttttcattaacgtaaacttttactatattaaaatataaatgaatgaAGCATCTGCTAATATTGAGGATCAGTAAAAACCTTTAATatgttaataacataaataataaaataaaaaccaacttaCCCCAACTTTTCTAAGTAAATCACTGACAATATTTAAAGCTGAAATTCTTGCTGACGGTGTCATTGGGttagatatatttttcattaaaggtGTTGCATAATTGGTTAACAATACATTATTaggataatttttttcaagatcacTTTTATCTGATTTTTTAGGAGTAGACAAATTTTTTCCATCGACATTGTCAACAGATGATTGATTTGCTGCGGTGACTTTAGCTTTAGACGCACTCAATGTGTTGTTAGAAGTTATTGCCAAATCACTTCTTAAATCTGttaacaaattcataataagaaagtaaaaaaaaaaaaggattttaaacttttatctaCTAAGTCATTTAGGGTACGCactttaaatttacaaatactaaTTTTTAGGGACAGAAACAGCATAGTGAACatatatcatatttttgtaaGGCACAGTAAGTGTAAATACATTATCATGAAGGTTTTGTTAAGAgcattatttctattttatcagaaaaagtGATTAAGGCAAAatacaaaatcattttaaaatttaaagataataaaatattaaaaataaaattccttgttaaaaTATTCTACTTTTTGCgttgaaaaatggaaaaaaatttttaactttatgtaaaaaccattaaattaaggaaactaattaaattttattatctttttaaaaacctcAACTTTATAGACTagaatgttattgtttttttaacaaaaataaaaacattcagaatgtttttatttttaatacatccaCTGATAAATAGATATGACTTAAaaggagtgtacatacattgactaaaAAATATGTAGAACATGCAAgtagtgttgctacatcaactaaaAAATAGGTGGAACACAAAAGGAGTAGTGCTACactgactgacaaataggtataACATACAAGAggtgtacatacatcaactgacaaataggcAGAACTAGCAAGGAGTGCTGCAACATTGACTGGCAAAAAAGTAGAACACACAAGGAATTTTGaattaacatttcaaaaatacgttaaataaaaaagattttgaattacacatttgaattatttaacagCAAAAATTTTATCTATACTAACGTTATTAActatttactttaaactttactaacttttaaataaagtaaaaaattactgataatatttttttgaagtgtCAATAAAAGTTGCTTATATAAGtgtgcattttttattatatactataataaaaaatgcacacttatataatttatataaataaaaaaaatataatttttttaatttatataaattatataagtgtgcattttttattatagtataaattattttgagtttataaacAACAGCATTTTTAGACAATGATAGTCTCTTTAATGAGGTAGGTATCATTGAAGTTAATAcactgaaaacaataaaaaatttcattgaaaataaatgacaaatgtttttaacagcTGTTGATTTAAATAGCTTTGATCaacacaaatgtttttaaattattgacatgcttttaaattaattagtttttcatataaagtaTTAATAGACAACAtgcatagtattttttatacatttaattatgttaatctttaaatattgttatgaTAAATGCTAATCTTTCAAATATAATTACGTAATGATAAAtgttaatcaaataaaatattaataaacaacatGCATTGTATTTTTCATACATATAACTATGTGTTTGTTATGATAAATGCTaatctttcaaataaaatttctataatttttttcaagttcaaacaataacattaaaaaaaatgattatcactttaaataatttttcataagaatataaaaataaatttattattcctaatttaattaaaaacttgatttaaataaactatttatttaagcattttagttttttgagttttattttagttgagttatattgtttgtttatgcgacacaatgatcgcaaaaagtgaccaactgAGCCGTCCattgttatttttgtgttttagttttagtaaagtttattttatatattttttgttgagttttctattcttattttaaataaagatttttttgctgtgttttgataagttttttcagcgcatttttgaaatgttcaaACTTTCAAAACATTACCAGCTATAGTCAAGTCGCCAAAACGAACAATTATTTGCATAGTCATTTAGTTGCGTGAAACTAAATGACTATGCAACACAACAAGTTTGATTAACCGATCTAACGGGTCTGGTGGGTTTTggatttataataacaaaaccAAGAGCTGGTTTAAAGGGGTCAGGTATGGATCTAGACCCAACCCATTAACAGCCCTACATATAtctatacatttataatttatatacatgcCTCTTGCTTCATCTTTAAGTCGTTGAACAGTAATCATTAGTTCTTCTTTTTCCTCTAACTCGTTTTCTAAGAATGCATTTCTCTCTATTGCAGTATTTAAGCGATTATCAAACTCTTCCAGTGAACATATTGTAGCtctaccaaataaaaaaatttatataaacacaaaaaacaaatcaatatacaaggttttaaatttttgacataATGTAACCCTTTAACATAGTTCAATTCAAATGAGTAAATTAATAGCAgatgattttaactttttatgtaaatataaacattttttagtgtataattaaaagttaacctTTTAGCTCTCTCTAAATCATCATTGCTCTGCTCCAGCTCTCTTATATATTTTGTCATTTCTTCATTTGCTAATTTAATTTGCTTATTTTCGTCTTGCAAACTTGTTATTTGAATGTAAGATTCTCGCTGACTGCTCTCCAACTTTTGCtgtcaatataaatataaaaataaagttttggaGTTATTAACACAAAACGGACTGAAATCCACAAAAACATTTGATGTTCattaagctattaaaaatgaacaaaaaatggAAATGACTTGAAACTTTACAGAAATGTGGAatactattatataatttagtatgcAAAAGTTACAGGATGCAAAAAGTATGCTAAAGTTACAGGATGCAAAAAGTATGCAAAAGTTacagtcttaatttttttcaaaaattaattctgCATATCGTGACGGTCGTGACGTTTACTTTTTACCACTTCtgaacaaaacaactttgtcaGACTAATTACAGCAAACggcatggtaaaaaaaaaatcatttagtgtgtgtatttagcacatattgatgttattttatGCTGaatttcatagtttttacttgATGTTTTATAagcatttctatgtttttttgttgtggCAGTCCGTAACCTTGATGGTcgtaaaaaaaatctaattttaaaaaacaccaaATAAAATAacgcagttaaaa
This window contains:
- the LOC100202242 gene encoding nuclear distribution protein nudE-like 1 isoform X2, which translates into the protein MVLRQSDSEPPCFTDPKEEALYWKELAQNYIQKLQDVKDEFDEFQEGSRELEAELDAQLEQYEQRVKDLLSTKTLILEENEILKQKLESSQRESYIQITSLQDENKQIKLANEEMTKYIRELEQSNDDLERAKRATICSLEEFDNRLNTAIERNAFLENELEEKEELMITVQRLKDEARDLRSDLAITSNNTLSASKAKVTAANQSSVDNVDGKNLSTPKKSDKSDLEKNYPNNVLLTNYATPLMKNISNPMTPSARISALNIVSDLLRKVGALESKLASCRNFVQDHPKNGKSQSFINTPITDTPRSTPTKTMMTKNSNLVANLVK